The nucleotide sequence GAACACGAGGGCGAGCAGGGCGACCGGCTCGTCGGCGAGCACCGCAAGGGCCGGCCAGCCGATGAGCAGCAGCGGACCGCCGACCGCGATGACCAGGCCGGGACGCTGGTCGGACAGCCGGCCGGCGACGGCGACCCCGGTGAAGGAACCGACGCCGAAAAGCACCAGAACGACAGAGATCCACAGTTCGCTCAGCCCGGCGGTGCCGGTCACGACGGGGGCGAGGAAGGTGAAGCTTCCGAACGTGGCCGCGTTCACCAGCGCGCCGAGCAGCATCACCAGAAGCAATGGCGGCCTTGTGAGCCGGGCGAGCTCCGCTCGCAGGACTGGCCCGCCAGTCGCCTCTTCCTTCGCACCTCCCGCCGGGATCGCCTTCAGGATGCCGAGAGCCGCGGGCAGGCAGAGAGCGGCGACGGCCCAGAACGTGGCCCGCCAGCCGAACACCGTGCCGAGTACCGACCCGCCTGGGACACCGGCGATCGTGGCCACCGTCGTGCCTGACAGCAGAACGGCCAGCGCACGTCCCTTCCTGTCGGATGAGACCAGCGTGGCGGCAACCGTCAGAGCGACGGCGAGGAACCCCGCGTTCGCGAGCGCGGCGACGACCCGGGTGGCGAACAGGACCGGGAAGCTGGTGGTGATGGCGCCCACCGTATGAGCCGCCGCGAAGGTGAGAATGAACCAGAGAAGGCTGGAGCGCCTGGGCCAGTTGCGGGCAAGCGCGGCCACAAGGGGAGCACCGACGACCATGCCGACCGCGAAGGCCGAGGTGAGCGTGCCTGCTGTCCCGACTGTCACATCGAGATCTGAGGCGATGTCCGGCAGCAGGCCGGCGAGCATGAACTCCGAGGTGCTCATGGCGAAGACCGCCATGGCAAGCAGATACAGCGGGAGAGGCATCGAGTGGCTCCGAGGTGAGGAGAAGCACGAGAGGGTCATCTCGTCACCGCGGCCAGCCCCAGGCGCATACTCGCCCGACCGCGGAATGCGGCGCGACGACAGGGCTACGAGCTCAGTGGCTCAGGGGGCTGACGGCGTGACCGAAAGCCCCCACCTCGTCCGACTCAGGACTCGACATGGCCCGCACGGTACCCGACTGATCCCGTCGAGGCACCTTGGTTTCTACCGGCACTGGCCTGTGTCACCAACGGCATGTCCCGCAACGACCAACGCTCGGCGGGCTTTCCTCGCCGTACAACCAGTCCTCCCAGATCCCGTCGCAGGTCGCTCTCCGGCGCCGTTTCCTCCACGTACGTCGTGAACGCGGCGGCGCCCGCGTCGCCGTGGCGGAAGGCGGGAATGCCGCGGCCGCCCGCGCGCATCCGTTCGGCAAAGCGCGGCCTCGTCCATCGCGAGCGCCGCCAAACCGACCAGCGAGGCGCCGTCGTGGTCATCACATCTGGTGGCCGGTGCGGCCAGGTGCTCGGCGGGGCCCTGACTCGGCGGCTGTGCGACTGAGCGGCGCCCACGTGGCCGTAACCGACCCTGACCCGGCTGTACCGGCCCTGGGGTCGCCGGAGTCTGCGCCGGGCTCCGGCCCGGACGTTCGACGCCGATGCCGGCTCGGGACCGGAGCGGGTCAGTAGGGCAGGCGACCTGTGGAGCGCAGGTGCCAGCGCCGTTCCGCGTAGGCGAGGTCGTCGCGCCACAGTCGGCCCGCGGCAGCCCGCATGAGCGGCCGCAGCAGCGGAGCCGCCTTGCGTGCCACGGCGAAACCGGGCCGGTCCGACGCCGCCACGACGGCCTCCACCACCGCCGTCCGGGGTCTGCCCCGGTCGTCGGGAGCGAGCGGCGTCGCGTGGGACTCCACGACCGAACCCAGGCCCTCGCCCTCGGTGATGCGCATGACGACCGTACGCGGCTCGGGCGCGGTGAACACCGCCCGCACCGGCACGACGAGCCGCCCGGCGAGTCTGAAGGACACGTCGACGACGAAACCGTCCTCCTCCCCCGCGGGCGTGTCGACCGCGGTGAGGTCGACGAAGGAGTACGGGTGGAGCCAGGCGCCGTGCCACGGGTCGAGCCGGTTGGCGACCACGTCCTCCGGCTCGCAGGTGCCGACCCCCACATAGACCGCCGACACCGACGCCGCACGGGCCGGCCGCACCGGCACGACCGGTGCCGCGAGCGGCGGCTCGCCGCCCACGTCGTCGAGCCGCACCCACACCAGCACGCCGTCGTCGTGGGCGGGCAAGGGCTCCCAGCCCGCGAACGAGTTCCCGGTCAGGGCGAGTCCGTGCCAGTGGCAGACGAGCGTGCCGCAGCGCACGGGGCTGTCCTTCAGCGGCGCGCCCAGATGGGGGCAGACGCCGGGGCCGGCGACCAGTCGGCCGTCCGCGTCGCGCCAGACGACCACCTCCCGACCGGAGACCGTTCGGGCCAGGGGACGATCGTCCCGGATGTCCCGAGTCGCGCCGACGACGTACCAGTTGCCCGACGGACGTGCCTGCGCGCGCTTGAGGGCGCGGGCGATCACGGCCGGGCGGGCCTCGTGCCAGGTGGGCCGCTGTCGTTCCCAGGCCACCGGGCTGCGGTTCAGGGACAGGGGATACCGTCCGCGGCGGACGGGACGCCGAGGGCTCACGCGACCTCCTCGCGCAGCGGGTCCGGTGAGGCGGTGACGCCGTCCGGCAGATGTCCGGCGGCGGGCCGTGCGGCCCTCGCCGTCGGCGTTGCCGTCCGCCGTGCCCCGGCGTGCACCGCGGCCCGTGCCGCCGTCAGGCGTACGAGCCCGTCGACGGTGACCGCCGCACGCCGCCGCCGGGGGACCACGGCACGCCGGTGCAGCACCGCGTACCCGTCGTGGGCGACGGAGTCCAGGATGCCCCCGTACAGCACGAACGCCGTGCGGATGCAGGGACGTGCCACGGGGTCGAGCATGGCGAGGCCGGGAGCGGCTTCGCGGTAGACACCGCGGGTGAGGTCCTCGAAGGCCCGCAACGCCTGGGTGATCCGCCGGTCGCGGAGGCCTGTACGGCGGCTCCACGACAGCAACTCCCGGTCCACGCCGTGCGCTCCCAGCAGGTCGGCGGGCAGGTAGAGGCGGCCACGGTCGAGGTCCTCGCCCACGTCGCGCAGGAAGTTGGTCAGCTGGAAGGCGAGCCCCAGGGCGGCCGCGTGCGGGGCGGCGTCCTCGCGCGGGACCACCGTTCCCAGGATCGGCAGCATCTGCAGCCCGATCACGGCGGCGGAGCCGTGCATGTAGGCGCGCAGGTCCTCGTAGGTCGGGTAGTCGGTGACGTCCAGATCGCTGCGCATGGACGCCATGAAGTCGCTGAAGTGCTGGTGGTCGATGGCGTACCGGCGGGCGGTGTCCGCGAGCGCGAGGACGACCGGCTCGGCGCTGTCGCCGTCGCGCAGGCCCCGTTCCAGGCGCGTGTGCAGGAGGGCGAGGTCCGCCGCGCGGCGGTGCTGCGGCACGCCCGTGTCCAGACGGTCGACGATGTCGTCGGCCCAGCGGGCGAAGCCGTAGAGCGCGTGCACGGCGGGGCGGCGTTCCACGGGCAGCAGCCGGGTGGCGAGGAAGTAGGTCCTGCCGTGCCTGGCGTTGAGGCGGCGGCAGCGCGTGTAGGCGTCGCGCAGTGCCGGCTCGGTGATGCCCGCCGCGTCGAGTTCGCGGGCGGTCATGGGGAGGTTCCTTCCGGTGCGGTCGGCGCGGTGCGCGGGCGCCTGGGGACGGGTGCCGCGTGCCGCCCGGTGATCCGGGCGGCGGCGAGCTTGCCGGACAGCAGGACGGTCGGCACGCCTACGCCCGGTGTGGTGCCACAGCCGGCGAGCACGGCGTTCGCGGTGCCGCGCACGAGGTTGCGTGGCCGGAACGGGCCGGTCTGCGCGAAGGTGTGGGCGGCCGAGAAGGGGGTGCCCGCCGCGTGCCCCCTGGCATGCCAGTCGGCCGGTGTGACCAGGGCCAGTTCCTCGACGGCGTCGGCGATACCGTCGAATCCGCGCCGTTCCAGTTCCCGCAGGATGCTGTCGCGGTAGCGCGGAGCCAGGTCGCCCCACGCGGCGGCGTCCGGTCCGATGTCGGTGTTCGGGCAGGGGGCGAGGATGTAGTGGAGGTGGCGGCCGGGCGGGGCGAGAGTCGGGTCCGTGGCGGTGGGGCGGGTGATCAGCAGCGACGGATCGCTCATCAGGCTGCCGGTGCGGGTGAGTTCCTCGAAGGTGCCCCGCCATGCGGCCCCGAAGGACAGCGTGTGGTGCGCGAGCCCGGGCCAGGTCCGGTCGGTGCCGGCGTGCAGGACGACGGCCGACGGCGAGTGCCTGATCCGCGACGGCCGACGCGGCGTGCGGCCGAGCAGGCCGTAGGCCACGGGCAGGTCCGGAGTGAGGACGACGGCGTCGCACGGGATGCGCTGCCGCGCGGTGACCACGGCGGTGACGCGGTCACCGGAGCGCTCCAGCCGGATGACCTCCTGCCCGAAACGCAGGTCGGCGCCCGCCTCGGCGGCGGCGTCCGCCATGGCCTGCGGCAGCGCGTGCATGCCGCCGCGGGGAAAGTAGACGCCGGCCACGGTGTCCATGTAGGCGATCACGGCGTACGCGGCGAGCGCCCGCGCCGGCGGTACCCCGGCGTAGAGCGCCTGGAAGGAGAAGACGCGGCGCAGGCGTTCGTCGCGGAGGTGGCGGGCGATGCGCGCGTCCAGCCGCCCGAAGCCGCCCAGCGCGGCGAGCCGGGCGAGGTCCGGGGTGAACAGTTGGAAGGGTGAGTCGAAGTTGGTGTCGATGAAGCGCCTCATCTGCGCCCGGTACAACTGCTCCAGCCAGCCGCGCAGCCGCCGGTAGCCCATGGCCTCCTCGGCACCCGCGAAGCGTTTGACCTCCGCTTCCATGGTCTCGGCGTCGGTGTGCACGTCGAGGCTGCTGCCGTCGGCGAACAGGGCCCGGTAGGCCGGGTGCAGGGGGACGAGTTCGACCCGGTCGCGCAGGTTCTCGCCGACCGCCGCGAAGGCCTCGTCCGCCAGTTCCGGCATGGTGAGCACGGTGGGGCCGGTGTCGATGCGGTAGCCGCCGCGTACCAGGCGGCCGGCGCGTCCGCCGGGCAACGCGTCACGCTCGACGAGGGTGACGCGGCGGCCGGCACCGAGCAGGTGCAGTGCGGCCGCCAGGCCGGAGAGTCCGGCACCGACGACCACGACGTGATCCGTGCGCCCGGGAACGGTCCTGGTCATCGGGTGGCCCCTTCGGCGCCCAGCGGGGGCGAGACCGGGGTGTCGTCCACGGGAGCGTGTGCGCCGCGGGAGGGCGGTGGCGTCGGCGCGCCGTCGGCCGTGGCGTGCAGCAGCTCCCGCAGTCGCAGGCGGCCCTCCGCTTCCAGCGGGGCGGACTCCAGATGGCGCAGGCCCCGGGCGACCAGCCGGTCGATCTTCGCCTCGACGATGTCGCGTGCACCGGTGCGGACGAGGACGTCGACGACCTCGGCGAGACCGTTCTCCGACAGATCGGCGTCGCCGAGCGAATTCCGCAGGAGGGTGAGGGCACGCCGGTCGCCGGCTGCCTCGGCGCGGGCCTGGGCCATGGCGACCAGATAGGTGGGCTTGCCCGCCCGGATGTCGCCCCCGGTGGGTTTGCCGGTGTGCCGCGGGCCACCGAAGACGTCGCCGAGGTCGTCCCGGAGCTGGAAGGCGATGCCGACGCAGCGGCCCGCCGAGCACAGGGCCTGGGTCCGCGCGGCGTCCGCGCCCGCCAGAGCCGCTCCGAGGGCCAGTGGACGCTCCACCGAGTACAGGGCGCTCTTCAGGCAGGCGGCGCGGATCGCGCGGGCCGGCGATCTGGACGACGTGGCCTGGCCCTGGATGTCCAGGTACTGCCCGGCCACCATCTCGGTGCGCATGGTGCTCCACAGCTCGCGGACGACGCGGTCGGTGGCCGGTGCCGTCCTGGTGGCCGCGACGATGTCGTCCGCCCATGCCAGGGCCAGATCGCCGGCGAGGATCGCCGCTCCCTCCCCGAAGCGCGCCCCGTGCGCCGGATCCATGCCCTCGGCGTACTGCGCGGCGATGTCGGCGTGCAGGGCGAGTCGTCCGCGACGCAGCCGGGAGCCGTCCATGACGTCGTCGTGGACCAGCGCGCAGGTCTGGATCAGTTCGAGCGCGGCGCCGATGCGCAGGGCGGCCTCCGCCTCGGCGGCCCCTCCACCGCACGCGCGCAGGGCCCACCACAGGAAGCGCGGACGCATGAGCCTGCCGCCGTCCAGGGCGAAACGCGCGACGCGCTCGGCCATATCCTCCGCGAACAGCGGGTCGAGGGCGGCGGCGCGTTCGGTGCGCTCCGACAGCAGGCCCTCCAGCACGCGTCGCACGGCCCCAGGGACGTCACCGTCGACGGCGTGCGGTTCGCCCGCGCCGGGCGGCGGATGCGAGGGGCCTTCCTGCTGCGTACCGGGGCAGGGGCTACGGCACCCGGGGCGCGGGTCGGCGCCCGCATGCTCCCGGCGCGGTGCCGCGCGGGATCCGGGCGGTGACGCAGCCGCGGGGTGATCCTTCGCGTCGCTCGGGCCCATCACGGTTCCTTCCGTCGCAAACACAGCGGTACCTGCCTCAACGCCTTCCGTGGCAGAGGTGCCCGCGGATGCGCCGGACGAGTGAAAAGGGTGCGGTCCGTTCACGGGCGGGGGCCATCCGTGCGACGGCGCGCCACCATCCGGCGCAAAGCGCTGCACAGACGATGCAAGTTGTCCCCTCTTCGCCCGTCCTCCCAAGGTGGAGGAGTGGCAGGAGCCGAGCGACGCGCTCCCGACACGGACGGAACGGGTGCCCCCGGGAAGCACGCCCGTCACCCCGCATGGCGCGACGGACACAGCCCGCACCGCCGAAGTCACCGGCTGGCCGCTGGGCACGGTCAAGAGCCATGCCCGACGCGGGCTGCAGCGGCTGAGCCGCTACCTCCAGGAGGAACGCGTCCAGGATCACTCGGCGTAATACGGTGCGGAATCAATGCGAAGCGGTGCGGTGCGGTACCTACGACGTGGGAGCGGGAGAGGAAGAGCGGGATCGGGAGAGGAAGAACTCGTACGCTGCCGCATCGCCGCCCTCCTGCCGCGCTGAATGTGCCGCTGCCCGCCCGGTTCCTCTCACCCCTTCGCGGGCCGGGCGTCGTGCGGGAGCTCCCCGACATGCGAGGCTGCACGCCGCATCCCAGGGGCAGCCGGAACTCATGCGCCACGCACCCCAAGTCCCCCGCACCGTCGAACCCGCACCTCCCGCCGCACGGCCGGAGCGACACCCTGGGACGCGGAGACGACCACGCCCCATCCACACCGCCGCCGCTCCCCCACACCCCCCACACGGCCGACAATCCGGTCGAGCCTGCATCCGCCCCGGTCCCCCGGGCGGAAAGCTGGCGAGAGGCCGACGGCTGCGCGCATTCCGCCGGCACGCATGGACAGGGGAGGGAGCCGCAGGTGCTGGAGGCTGACGTGGCCATCGTGGGCGCGGGAGCGGCCGGGCTGTCCCTCGCCCACCGGCTGTCACTCAGCGCCCCCGACAGCCCCCGCCTGTCAGTGATCCTGATGGACGCCCCACCCGGCCCGCTGCATCCCCCGAGCCGCACCTGGTGCTTCTGGGAGAAGGGGCCCGGTCCCTATGACACCGCCCTGAGCGCCGCCTGGCGGCGACTGCGGGTGCGTACTCCCGAGGGCCGGATCATCGAGGAGGACATCGCGCCCCTGACGTACAAGATGCTCCGCTCCGACGACTTCGAGGAACTCGTCACGCGCCGACTGGCCCGAAGCGACGAAGTCCGCCGCCTGGAGGCCGCGGTCGAAACAGTGAACGACATTGTTGGGGGTGCCGAGATCCACGCCCGGACCGGCCAGGGCGTCCCCGTGACCGTACGCGTCCGCTGGGTCTTCGACTCCCGGCCTCTCGGGAGCCTGCCTGCCGCCCGCACCACTCTCCTGCAGCACTTCCACGGCTGGTTCGTCCGCACCGAGCAACCGGTGTTCGATCGCGACACGGTGGAGTTCATGGACTTCCGGGTCCCGCAGCCGCCCGGCGGACTCGCCTTCGGCTATGTCCTGCCCACCGACAGCCGCCAGGCGCTCCTGGAGTACACCGAGTTCTCCGGTGCCGTCCTGTCCCACGACGCCTACGACACCGCGCTGCGCCACTACACCGGGGAGGTGCTGCGCCTCGGCGGCTTCGAGGTCGTCTCGACCGAGACCGGAGTGATCCCCATGACCGACGCGCGCTTCGACCGCCGGTCGGGGCCTTCGGTGTTCCGTATCGGTACGGCGGGCGGCGCCACACGGCCGTCCACGGGCTACACCTTCTCCGCGATCCAGCGGCAGACACGAGCAGTCGCCGCCGCGCTGCGGGCCGGCCGGCACCCGCTGCCTCCCCCCGCCCACAAGGCCCGCTCGCGCGCGATGGACGCGGTACTGCTGAGAGCCCTGGACAGCGGCCGGGTCGACGGCGCCGCGTTCTTCGCGCGGCTGTTCTCCCGGCTCCCGATGGAGCGGCTGCTGCGCTTCCTGGACGGTGAGACCCGCCTCCACGAGGACCTCGCCCTCGGCATCCACACGCCCGTGCTGCCGATGCTCCGCTCCGCCGCGGAACTGTCCTGGCTGCCCCGCAGGCCCGCCCCACGCCGCACCTTCGGCCAACCGTTCCCCGACCGTGATCCCGACCGCCCATGACCGGCACGGACCCCTTCGGGTACCCCGCCCCCGTACACCCGACCTGCGTGTACCCGACCTTCGTGCACCTGACTTCCATGCACCTGAGCTCCGTGCACCAGACCTGTGTGCACCCCACCGAGGAGACCCCGTGACGCTGCTCCGCGACGAGGATCTGGCCGCCGCGTTCGACCACGCCTCTCGTAGCTACGACACACTGGTGGCCGCCAACCCCGGCTACCACGCCCATCTGCGCCGCTCGGCGCGCCGCCTCGGCCTGCCCCGAGGTGGCGCCGGCCTGCGCGTCCTGGACCTCGGCTGCGGCACCGGCGCGTCCACCGCCGCGCTCTCCGCCGTTCTCCCCGGCGCCGAGATCACCGCGGTGGACGCCTCGGCAGGCATGCTGGAGCGGGCGGCCCGCAAACCCTGGCGCGACGGGGTGAGTTTCGTGCGCGCGCCCGCCGAACGTCTGGTGAAGGCCGGTGTGGAGGGGCCGTTCGACGCGGTGTTCGCGGCCTATCTCTTCCGGAACGTCACCGATCCCGACGCCGTCCTCTCGACGGTGCGCGACGTACTGGCGCCGCGGGGCCGCCTGGCGGTGCACGAGTACACCCTCAGCGGCCGAGCCACGCACCGCGCCGTGTGGACGGGGGTGTGCCGCGGCGTGGTCCTGCCCGTCGCCGCCATCCTCGGCGACGGTGGCCTGTACCGCCATCTGTGGCGCAGCGTGGTGGAGTTCGACACCGCGGACGCCTTCGCCGCCCGGGTCCGCTCCCACGGCTTCGAAGCCGTCAGGGTGCTGCCCCTGCCGGGATGGCAGACCGGCATCACGCACACGGTCGTCGCTCGTCGACCGGCCACCACCGAGGACGGCCGATGAGGGCTCCCCGGCGCACCGACCCGATGAGGCCCGGCAGGGACCGGCGGGCCCGCAGACTGGACGCCGTCCCGGGCGCCCCGCGCTGCACGGGCGGCCGTCCCCCGACCACCGCCGTCGTCGGGGGCGGCATCGCCGGACTGGCGGCCGCGACGGCCCTCGCCGAACGCGGCACGCGGGTCACGCTCTACGAACGGGAGCCGACCCTCGGCGGACGCCTGGCCGGCTGGCCGACCGTTCTGTCGGACGGCACCACCGTCACCATGAGCCGCGGCTTCCACGCGTTCTTCCGCCAGTACTACAACCTGCGCGGACTGCTGCGGCGCACCGACCCCGGTCTCACGCGTATGCGGGGGCTGCCTGACTATCCCCTACGGCACGTCGACGGCCTCGACGACAGTTTCCGGCACGTCCCGCGCACCCCGCCGTGGAGCGCGCTCGGATTCGTCGCCCTGAGTCCTGCCTTCGGCCTGCGGGACCTGTTCCGCATCAACCCGGTCGCCGCGCTGCCCCTTCTGGACGTCCGGGTCCCCGAGGTCCACACCCGTCTCGACGACGTCAGCGCCCGCGACTTCCTCGACGCGATCCGTTTCCCCGAGGCCGCACAGCACCTCGCGTTCGAGGTGTTCTCCCGCAGCTTCTTCGCCGACCCCCGCGAACTGTCCGCGGCCGAGATGGTACTCATGTTCCACATCTACTTTCTCGGCTCGGCGGAAGGGCTCCTGTTCGACGTACCCGTCGAACCCTTCCCCACCGCCCTGTGGGACCCCCTCGCGGACTACCTGCGCGGCCACGGAGCCGATCTGCGCGCCGGGACCCCGGTCGAGATGATCGAGCCCACGCCCGACGGCGGCTTCCTCGTCGCCGCCGGCCAGGAGGAACAACGTCACGACACCGTCGTCCTGGCCCTGGACACGGTCGGCCTCCGCTCCCTCGTCGGACGCTCCCCGCGGCTGGCCGACGCCGCGTGGCGCGAGCGGGTGGCGACCCTGCGCGGCGCGCCGCCGTTCCTGGTCTCACGCCTGTGGCTGGACCGCCCCGTCGCCGCCGACCGTCCCGGCTTCCTGGGCACCAGCGGCTACGGCACCCTCGACAACGTCAGCGTGCTCGACCGCTGGGAGGGCGAGGCGGCGCGCTGGGCCGCCCGCGCCGGCGGATCCGTCGTGGAACTGCACGCCTACGCCCTGCCCGACCGCTCGCCCCACGACGTCGAACAGAAGCATCTGCTGGAGCAGTTGCACCGCGTGTATCCCGAGACACGCGAGGCGACCGTGCTGGACGAACGGCACGAGTGGCGGGCCGACTGCCCGCTGTTCCCGGTCGGCGAGTACGACAGCCGCCCCACGGTTCGCACCAGCGACCCCGGACTGGTGGTGGCCGGGGACCTGGTCCGCACCGGCCTCCCGGTCGCCCTCATGGAGCGCGCGGCCACCAGCGGGTTCCTCGCCGCCAACGCGCTGCTCGAGCGGTGGGGAGTGGGCGGCCAGACGCTGTGGACCGTGCCCGACCGTGGCCGCGGCCCGCTGCTGCGCCGCCTCGCGCGACTCGGATGAGCCCGTGGGTGCCCGGGCAGTCGGCCAGGCCGCGTTCCGTACTTGTTCGCCTGACCGGCGTTCGGCACCGTGGATCACGCTGAGCTGCCGTTCCCGTGCCGCATGGGCGGTCCACCGGTGGGCACCCGCCAGGAACGACGTCGGTCAGGGCGCCCCGGGCCGTGCATGTCAGGGCACAGCCACCGTGCCATTTCTCGGCTTGGCCGCTCCCGATTTGGCCTCTCCGAGCGTGCCCGGCGGTTGCCACACCTGTCACATGCGAAAGGGGCCGGCCGACCATGAAACGCCCGCACGAGGGAGCTGAGGTGCCCGACAGGTCGCATGCGCGTCCCGAAGGCCTCAACGACACAACGGTCGAGGCGCTCGGTTCGTTGTCCAAGGCGCTGGAGACCACAGAGCGTGCCCGAGGGCACTTGTTCTCCTTCCACCAGTTGACCGGAACGGCGGATCTGGAGCTGGACCGGGCCACGTCCCTGCTCCGCGAGGCGGGCCACGAGGAGTGGGCCCGCCGCATCGAATCAGAAGTCCTGGGACGCAACGTCATTCCGGGCCACTGGACGTTCCAGATCGTCGAGGCCTACGACCAGACCTACTACCAGACGTTCAAAAGCCTGGAGCGCGACGCGGTGGATGAGCTCGCCGAAGGACGCGCCCACCTGTACGAGGCTGAGATGAAGGAAGCCCGCCGCACTCACCATCATCCAGATCACACCTACCGACCCGACAGCCCCGGCACCCGCCCGCCAACCCCTCCTTTCGACCGTCGTACGTGATCGGCCGTCGCGATTCGAGTCCCGGATGCCGACGCGGTCGTGTCCGTCGTATCCGTCGTATCCGTCGCATCGCGGGCCCTTGAGGGCTGGGGCTGGGGCTGGGGCTGGGGCTGGGGCTGGGTGCAGCGTGCGGCATCCACGTGGGTGCCGTCACGGCCCGTGATCCTCGTCCGGGTCGCCTTCTTTCGCGCCGTGCGGGTGCGAGGCGCCGGGTGGAATCGGCGCGGTCAGGTGACGGTGCGGGGAGGTATCCCGCCCGGTCGATCTCGCGCGGCCGGGGTGACCGCCGCCGCATCCGTCATGCACGAGGTCCGTCACCCCTCTGGTGCGAGCAAGCCCCGGAGGCGATCGCCCTTCCCTTCGTCGAAGCACTGAGACCGGACCACCACACGCGGTGCGGACAAGTCCTGCGGGCCTGTGTCACTCCTCGGCAAAGCCATCTCCGGGCGCCCTTGTGCGGCAGGTGACCGTACGTCAGTCTTTGGAAACGTTATTCGAGATTGTCATGGGCATGAGGAGTTGAGTGCATGTTAGTGAGACGTACGAGGAGAGCGGCGAAACCGACGGAGCGCAGGCCGGCCCGCGTCGGTCTGGTCGCCGCGACGGCGCTCGCCCTGGCCGCTCTCGGCACGGGCCCCGCCACCGCCGCCGACGCACCCACCGGCATCATCCAGGGCGCCGGGGCCCAAGGCGCGATCGCCGGCAGCTACCTCGTCGTCCTCGACAAGGACGCCGCCCTCTCCGCGTCCGCCAAGGGCAGGGCCGTCGCCGAGGAGTACGGCGCCAGGATCGAGAGGACGTACACGGCCGCGCTCAACGGCTACGCCGTCGGGCTCTCCGAGGCGCAGGCCACGAAGCTGGCCGCCGACCCGGATGTCGAGGCCGTGGTGCAGAACCGGACCTTCACGATCGCCACGACCCAGCCCAACCCGCCTTCCTGGGGCCTGGACCGCATCGACCAGGCGGCCGTCCCGCTGGACCGGGGCTACACCCGCGACGACACCGAAGGAGAGGGTGTCACGGCGTACGTCCTGGACACCGGGGTCCGCGTCAGCCACGCCGACTTCGGCGGGCGCGCGTTCGACGGCTACGACGCCATCGACAAGGACAACATCGCCCAGGACGGCCACGGCCACGGTACCCACGTAGCCGGAACACTCGCGGGCACCGTGTACGGCGTCGCCAAGAAGGCGAAGGTCGTCGCTGTGCGGGTGCTCAACAACCAGGGGTCGGGCTCGACCGCGCAGATCGTCGCAGGCATCGACTGGGTGACGGCCAACGCCGTCAAGCCGGCCGTCGCCAACATGAGCATCGTCGGTCCCGGGGACGTCGCGATGGACACCGCGATACGCAACTCCATCGCCTCCGGCGTGAGCTACGCCGTGGCCGCCGGCAACGACTCGAGGGACGCCGCCAACGGCTCCCCCGCCCGCATCGCCGAGGCCGTCACCGTCGGCGCCACCACCAACACCGACGCCAGGGCCTCCTACTCCAACTACGGCAGCGCCCTCGACCTGTTCGCTCCCGGCTCCGCCGTCGTCTCCGACTGGCCGACCAGCGACAGCGCGGCCAACTCGCTCTCCGGCACATCGATGGCATCACCGCATGTCGCCGGAGCCGCCGCCCTCTATCTGGCGGACCACCCCGCCGCCACCCCGGCCGAGGTACAGAGCGCACTGGTCGGCTCCGCCACCACCGGTGTGGTCACCGGTCCGGGCTCCGGCTCCCCCAACCGGCTCCTGCGCGTCGGCCCCGGCACCGCCGTCGCTCCGCCCGCCGGGCCGCGCTTCGAGAACCCCACCGACCACGCGATCAGGGACTTCGCCACCGTCGACTCGCCGATCACCGTCACCGGGGTCACGGGCAACGCGCCATCACTCCTCCAGATCCCGGTGGCCATCCAGCACACCTTCGTCGCCGACCTGGAGATCAAACTGATCGCGCCGGACGGCACCGTATACGACCTCAAGGCGCGCAGCACAGGAGGCAGCGACCAGAACGTCAACGCCACCTACGTCCTGAACGCCTCCGCTGAGGCCGCAGCCGGCACCTGGGTGCTGCGCGTAACGGACCGAAGCCTCTTCTACGGGGGAACGCTGACCTCCTGGAGTCTGCAGTTCTAA is from Streptomyces sp. NBC_01314 and encodes:
- a CDS encoding S8 family serine peptidase, translated to MLVRRTRRAAKPTERRPARVGLVAATALALAALGTGPATAADAPTGIIQGAGAQGAIAGSYLVVLDKDAALSASAKGRAVAEEYGARIERTYTAALNGYAVGLSEAQATKLAADPDVEAVVQNRTFTIATTQPNPPSWGLDRIDQAAVPLDRGYTRDDTEGEGVTAYVLDTGVRVSHADFGGRAFDGYDAIDKDNIAQDGHGHGTHVAGTLAGTVYGVAKKAKVVAVRVLNNQGSGSTAQIVAGIDWVTANAVKPAVANMSIVGPGDVAMDTAIRNSIASGVSYAVAAGNDSRDAANGSPARIAEAVTVGATTNTDARASYSNYGSALDLFAPGSAVVSDWPTSDSAANSLSGTSMASPHVAGAAALYLADHPAATPAEVQSALVGSATTGVVTGPGSGSPNRLLRVGPGTAVAPPAGPRFENPTDHAIRDFATVDSPITVTGVTGNAPSLLQIPVAIQHTFVADLEIKLIAPDGTVYDLKARSTGGSDQNVNATYVLNASAEAAAGTWVLRVTDRSLFYGGTLTSWSLQF